GAAGAAAACCTGAAAATCTTAAAAAGAGTGAAAGAAAACACGGGGTGCAGCATATTACTGGCACAAAAAGCCTTCTCCTGTTTTGCGGAGTATCCTCTGATCGGGCGCTACATTGACGGCACCACAGCAAGCGGAATTTATGAAGCAAGACTTGGCAAGGAAGAGATGGGGCTTGAAAATCATGTATTTTCACCGGCCTATAAGGAAGAGGATTTCCAGGCACTGGTTCAGATCTGCGATCATATCGTATTTAATTCATTTTCCCAATTAGAACGGTATAAGGACCGGCTGGATGGTGTGCAGGCGGGAATCCGTATCAATCCGGAGTGTTCTACGCAGGCAGGTCATGATATCTATGATCCCTGTGCGCCCGGCTCCCGGCTGGGGGTTACGGCAGAGCAGTTTCGGGAGGAGTGCCTGCCCCTTCTTTCCGGACTTCATTTTCATACACTGTGCGAGCAGAATGCGGATGACCTGAAAAAGACGCTGGACGTTGTGGAAGAGAAGTTCGGAAGATATCTGTCCCGGATTTCCTGGCTGAATATGGGCGGAGGGCATCATATCACCAGATCTGACTACGATATAAAACTTCTGGAAGAATGTATCATAAGGATGCAGAAGAGGTATGGGCTTCATGTATATCTGGAGCCTGGGGAGGCAGTTGCCTTAAATGCCGGATACCTGGTGACGGAAGTTCTGGAGGTGGTGGAAAATGGGATCAAGACCTTGATTTTGGATACCTCTGCGTCCTGCCATATGCCGGATGTTTTGGAGATGCCTTACAGGCCTCCGTTAAAAGACAGCGGGATGCCGGGGGAAAAACCATATACCTACAGGCTTTCTTCCTGCACCTGCCTCGCCGGAGACATTATCGGGGATTACTCCTTTGACCGGGAGATAAAGATTGGAGACAGGTTGTATTTTACGGATATGGCGATTTACTCTATGGTTAAAAACAATACCTTTAACGGAATGCCGCTGCCATCTATTGCTGCGATGGACAGCAAGGGAGAATGCCGGATGATAAGGACTTTTGGATATGAAGACTTCAAGAAACGGCTGTCCTGACCGGAGGAAAAATATATGAAAAGATTAAAAAGCTTTCCGGCAGCTGATGGGTTCCATATGCCGGGAGAATTTGAACCCCATCGGGGATGTATTATGATCTGGCCCAAACGGCCGGGCTCCTGGCCCTTTGATGCAAAAAAGGCAAGGAAAACATTTGCCCGTATTGCGGAAATTATTGCAGACAGCGAGCCTGTGATTATGCTTTGTGAGAGCGATGTAACAGACAGTGCCCGCCGTATGCTCTCAGACAGAATTCAAGTGGTGGAGATGCAATCCGACGATGCATGGGCAAGAGATGTGGCCCCAACCTTTGTGGTGAACCAGGAGGGAGAGGTCCGGGGAATTAACTGGAGGTTTAACGCCTGGGGAGGCACTGTGGACGGGCTTTATCCGAACTGGGAAAAGGATGACCGGATTGCAGAAAGCTTCTGTGAAAAGTTCGGATATCCGGTCTATGATGCCGGAAATTTTGTTCTGGAAGGAGGAGCTGTCCACTCGGACGGAGAAGGGACTGTACTGGTGACAGAGAGTTGTCTTCTGAGTGCCGGGCGAAATCCATCCCTTAGTAGAGAAGAGATTGAGGAACAGCTGAAAAGGTACCTGGGGGCTGCGAAAATAATCTGGCTGAAATCAGGTATTTACCAGGATGAAACCAATGAGCACGTAGATAATGTATGCGCTTTTGTCCGTCCCGGTGCGTTGGTTCTGGCCTGGACGGATGATGAGAATGATCCGCAATATGAAATGTCCCTGGCGGATTTAAGGCTGCTGGAACAGGAGACCGATGCCCGGGGGAGGCATTTTAAGATATACAAGCTTCCTGTTCCGAAGCGGCCGGTCTGTATTACACAGGAGGAGCTTTCCGGACTTGTCTTTGAACCGGGAGAGGATGAAAGGGAGGTTGGAGAGCGGCTTGCTGCCAGCTATGTGAACTTTTATATCTCAAACGGCGGAGTGGTCGTTCCCCAGTTTGGAGATGGACACGATGCGGACGCGGTGCGGATATTAGGAGAATGCTTTCCGGAAAGAAAAATCCATCCGGTTTATGCAAGGGATATCCTTGTGGGAGGTGGAAATATACATTGTATTACACAACAGATTCCGAAAGGAGGTTTGTATGAGAGAAGTAACGGTGGCGGCAGTTCAGATGAAGTGCGGTGCTGACAGAAAGAAAAACATAGAACATGCGGAACATCTGGTGCGGCAGGCGGCAGGGAAGGGAGCGCAGGTAATCCTGCTTCCTGAACTGTTTGAAGGCCCTTATTTCTGCCAGGAAAGAAGGTACGAAAGCTATGCACTTGCAAAAACGGCAGAGGAAAATGATGCGGTCAGGCATTTTTCAAAAATCGCTTCAGAGCTCCAGGTAGTCATTCCCGTCAGCTTTTATGAGGAAACCAAAAACAGCATGTTTAATTCAGTGGCCGTTCTTGATGCGGACGGAAGAAATCTTGGGATATATCGGAAAACGCATATACCGGATGACCACTATTATCAGGAAAAATTTTATTTTACTCCCGGGGATACCGGGTTTCGGGTGTTTGATACAAGATATGGGAAAATAGGCATCGGCATCTGCTGGGACCAGTGGTTTCCGGAGACCGCCAGATGCCTTGCTTTGCAGGGAGCTGAACTGATTCTGTATCCGACCGCCATCGGAAGCGAACCAATATTGGAATGCGACAGCATGGAGCATTGGCGGCGGTGTATGCAAGGCCATTCGGCTTCCAATATTGTTCCGGTGGCGGCGGCCAACCGGGTGGGAGAGGAATGGATAATTCCCTGTGCGGAAAACGGAAACCAAAGCTCTTCACTTAAATTCTACGGCTCCTCCTTTCTCACAGACAGTACCGGTGCTGTGATAAAATCCATGGGCAGAATGGAAGAAGGGGTTATCTGTGCATCCTATGATTTAGACCTGATCAGGATGGAACGCAGGAACTGGGGCCTCTTCCGCGACCGCAGGCCCGAGATGTATGGAACGATTTTATCTTGTTAGGAAGTAAAAAATAAGGTATACTGACATGAGAGATGTAAATAGACAGAGGTGAGACCATGAGCTACACGGCTCTATATCGTAAATTCCGTCCGGATACATTTGCAGATGTAAAAGGACAGGATCATATTGTAACAACATTAAAAAACCAAATAAAGGCTGACCGCATCGGCCATGCTTATCTGTTCTGCGGAACCCGGGGAACAGGTAAAACCACGATCGCTAAAATTCTGGCAAGGGCAGTGAACTGCGAGCATCCAATTGACGGGAGTCCGTGCAATGTATGTGAAAGCTGCAAGGCAATCCGTGCGGGAGTTTCTACAAACGTCATAGAAATCGATGCCGCCTCCAACAACGGCGTGGACAATATAAGGGAAATCCGGGAGGAAGTTGCTTATCGTCCCACACAGGGGAAATACAAAGTATATATCATCGACGAGGTTCATATGCTTTCGACAGGAGCTTTCAATGCATTACTGAAAACCCTGGAGGAACCACCTTCCTATGTGATATTCATACTGGCAACTACGGAGGCCAATAAAATTCCGGTGACGATCCTGTCCCGCTGCCAGCGCTATGATTTCAGGCGGATTACGATTGATACCATAGCGGACCGGCTGATGGAATTGATGCGCATGGAAGAAGTCGACGCAGAGGAGCGGGCGATCCGCTATGTGGCCAAAGCCGCGGACGGTTCCATGCGTGATGCGTTGAGCCTGCTTGACCAGTGCATTGCATTTTATCTGGGGGAAACACTAACCTATGATAAAGCTCTGGAAGTGCTGGGAACCGTAGATACCGAGGTGTTCAGCCAGCTTTTAAGGAAGGTGATCAGTCAGGATGTGACGGGAAGCATTCACATTCTGGAGCAGCTGGTGAATCAGGGAAAAGAGATGACACAATTTGTAGCTGACTTTACCTGGTATGTAAGAAACTTGCTTTTAGTGAAAACTTCTGATAATCTGGAAGATGTGTTGGATGTATCCACCGATAATCTTAAGCTGATGGAAGAAGAGAGCAGGATGATCGATGTGGAAACATTGATGAGATATATCCGTGTATTCTCCGATCTTTCGGGGCAGATTCGTTATGCCGCACAGAAGAGAGTCCTGGTGGAGATTGCATTGATCAAGCTGTGCAGACCGCAGATGGAAACCAACATGGATTCGCTGCTGGATCGTATCCGCACCCTGGAAGAGAAGATGGAAAAAGGGATACCGGTGAATAT
The window above is part of the Novisyntrophococcus fermenticellae genome. Proteins encoded here:
- the nspC gene encoding carboxynorspermidine decarboxylase, which translates into the protein MKIEKLQTPCYVIDEGRLEENLKILKRVKENTGCSILLAQKAFSCFAEYPLIGRYIDGTTASGIYEARLGKEEMGLENHVFSPAYKEEDFQALVQICDHIVFNSFSQLERYKDRLDGVQAGIRINPECSTQAGHDIYDPCAPGSRLGVTAEQFREECLPLLSGLHFHTLCEQNADDLKKTLDVVEEKFGRYLSRISWLNMGGGHHITRSDYDIKLLEECIIRMQKRYGLHVYLEPGEAVALNAGYLVTEVLEVVENGIKTLILDTSASCHMPDVLEMPYRPPLKDSGMPGEKPYTYRLSSCTCLAGDIIGDYSFDREIKIGDRLYFTDMAIYSMVKNNTFNGMPLPSIAAMDSKGECRMIRTFGYEDFKKRLS
- the aguA gene encoding agmatine deiminase, with the translated sequence MKRLKSFPAADGFHMPGEFEPHRGCIMIWPKRPGSWPFDAKKARKTFARIAEIIADSEPVIMLCESDVTDSARRMLSDRIQVVEMQSDDAWARDVAPTFVVNQEGEVRGINWRFNAWGGTVDGLYPNWEKDDRIAESFCEKFGYPVYDAGNFVLEGGAVHSDGEGTVLVTESCLLSAGRNPSLSREEIEEQLKRYLGAAKIIWLKSGIYQDETNEHVDNVCAFVRPGALVLAWTDDENDPQYEMSLADLRLLEQETDARGRHFKIYKLPVPKRPVCITQEELSGLVFEPGEDEREVGERLAASYVNFYISNGGVVVPQFGDGHDADAVRILGECFPERKIHPVYARDILVGGGNIHCITQQIPKGGLYERSNGGGSSDEVRC
- the aguB gene encoding N-carbamoylputrescine amidase; protein product: MREVTVAAVQMKCGADRKKNIEHAEHLVRQAAGKGAQVILLPELFEGPYFCQERRYESYALAKTAEENDAVRHFSKIASELQVVIPVSFYEETKNSMFNSVAVLDADGRNLGIYRKTHIPDDHYYQEKFYFTPGDTGFRVFDTRYGKIGIGICWDQWFPETARCLALQGAELILYPTAIGSEPILECDSMEHWRRCMQGHSASNIVPVAAANRVGEEWIIPCAENGNQSSSLKFYGSSFLTDSTGAVIKSMGRMEEGVICASYDLDLIRMERRNWGLFRDRRPEMYGTILSC
- the dnaX gene encoding DNA polymerase III subunit gamma/tau, with the translated sequence MSYTALYRKFRPDTFADVKGQDHIVTTLKNQIKADRIGHAYLFCGTRGTGKTTIAKILARAVNCEHPIDGSPCNVCESCKAIRAGVSTNVIEIDAASNNGVDNIREIREEVAYRPTQGKYKVYIIDEVHMLSTGAFNALLKTLEEPPSYVIFILATTEANKIPVTILSRCQRYDFRRITIDTIADRLMELMRMEEVDAEERAIRYVAKAADGSMRDALSLLDQCIAFYLGETLTYDKALEVLGTVDTEVFSQLLRKVISQDVTGSIHILEQLVNQGKEMTQFVADFTWYVRNLLLVKTSDNLEDVLDVSTDNLKLMEEESRMIDVETLMRYIRVFSDLSGQIRYAAQKRVLVEIALIKLCRPQMETNMDSLLDRIRTLEEKMEKGIPVNIKQNVSYTAAKADTSPETPKAQKPAKAAPEDLKRVRAEWRMIIGQVESGMLRQYLQRSIPKYNSETGEAKLFVEFQDKNAQMYLENEDAKKEIETIIEERIGKSVEVELIISENHKHEALAQIDLDTILKESVHMPVEIEEE